Within Thunnus thynnus chromosome 15, fThuThy2.1, whole genome shotgun sequence, the genomic segment CTAGATTTTCATACTCTTTGCTTGTTGATGAAATGAAGTAGCAGCACATGAATTTTATATTCTGATTCATCAATAATAGGGAGTTTTGTTACCTTAAAGCAGCCTCCTCCAGAGGCCAATAATTCTCTTTTTAACTGCAACACAAAGTATCGTCCCAACTCTCCATATACCTTATTAATACAGAttgtcattttaacttttaaggTATACTTAATAAATGTGTAGCTTTTccagtatatatgtgtatattttaaaCTGCCActcttcacatacacacaacataacTGTTTGGCCTAAACTACCTAAAACATTTAATCTACAAGTAAATCCAGAGTTTTACATTTACTAACATGAGCAAACATATCTGTGGAGGTCTGCTTATACAGCTCCTCAATGGCAATTATAATGAgccattttaattcattatgaCACTGAGATATTTACAGCAATAGTGAATCTCTAaattttctctatttcataCAAACATTATTTTGCTAATATCATCTTTTCTACAACCAAAAACTAAAACTTGAGTTATATAACTGTTGACCATCAATGTCCATTTCTCACAGAAGTCACACGTTTTATTTCTTCACCTGCTGGTTTGCataaattttaatattcaaaGTGCTTGGTTGTCCTAGctatttatatcctgttttaGATGAATATGGGAACAGCACAGGTGTAACAGCTCTTATGATGTAATCACAAGTACACTACCtgaaatacatgtaaatatctTTTTATGTATTCAAAACTCAATATTTACTGGGTTCTGATGGTAAAATCAAACTGTCTTCAGTTAGTTTATATGAGATCTATTTAACACAGGTAGCAGTCAGGACTTAATACACTTTTTATATCTGTTCTAATTGAGGCTCTGGGCTTTTTCCCCAAATCATTTTAGTGCCAAGAGCATCTTTACTTCATCACGAGGCAAAATCCAAAGGTTGATTTCAATGTGAAAAAGCACTATTATACAGAACTTTAATGTTATGATCAGCTTAGTCCTTGTCAGGCATTAAAAACTCTTTGAGAGACAGACTGTGACCACTTTTTATGACCAATACTTCCCTCAGATgatcacagaaaataaacattcttCTTGGCACTTTTTGGTAGTGCATGGAGAAAAGATATATTCATTCCTTAACttagttttgtttaaaacaacaCCAATCTGTTTTTACCTCACATCTTTATTGGGGTGGAAGGAGAGTGAATGGATtagtctgtgtgcatgtgtgtgtgtgtgtgtgtgtgtgtgtgtgtgtgtgtgtgtgtgtgcgtctgtgtgcatgtgtgtgtgtgagtgtgtgtgtgtgtgcgtctgtgtgcatgtgtgtgtgtgtgtgtgaaagggagATAGGGTCACTGATGGTTGACACCCGGCAGCGATAAGGTTTGCTGATGCTGCTCAGGGGTGTCCACACTTAACCTGTAAATAATGATCCCATGCAGATATTTATAGGCCACTAATGTGGGGGAAGTATGTACACAAGTTATTTTATCAACCCAAATTTTCTCTGACACTTGACAGTCACACAGTTAACTTCCACtgattaagcaaaaaaaaaaaaaaaacatattaagagaattaacagtgaaataatgtactgtttttcacttgcttgtatgtgtaaatttagattattaaagtgtttttcaaagtcTGCTCCACCACTTCATAGACTCTGTGTAGTAGATAAATTTGGTAACAGCTGTTTTGATCACAAGAACACCGAGTACAAATACTCTGTGGGAGGGGGGTAAAGTGCAATAAAGTCAACATATGTATGCGACACATGTTCAACATCATTTCAACTCAAAGGTAAAATCacaatgagtgaaatgttcaagtGAGAACCACAATTTTCCAAAGCATTTTGTTTGTAAAAGCATCTTTGATTCATTACAAGACAAAAGTTAAAGATGATCTCAAGGTGAAGGCTCACTTTCATACAGAAATTCAGTGTTATGAGCAGTTTAGTGCTTGTCTGTGCATTAAAACTCTCTTTCAAAGACAGACACTGATCCCTTTCTGTCaccaacattttcattcagatgttCACAGAAAAGAAGAATTCTTCTGGAACTTCTTGGCAGAGCATGGAGAAAGGACAAAAACCTTCATTTAGTCTGCATATTTAAGGATAGcttcacaacttttcaagtcGGTCTTAAAACTCCAGTCAGGTGCCTATATGGACATTGaaacactgtaatcattcctgctgttcacgctgaccattagaagatcctccaaatgcattttcaatgtAAAAGGACAAAATTTGCCAtccttgttttatgaaaaaatatatttcagagtTTATCTGAATTTAATGTGATGCTTACATCATCCACATTAGTTGaattaagtggatatcttccaaagttaaagtgttttagtacaaaattcctcTTTGTTTCCCCGGACAGTCTTTCTCTGTTGAATGGCAGTGAGAggatagtaataaaaagaggaacatttgcagtaaaaaggtggaagatatccacttgattttaCTAATTTGAATATAAGCTTCTTATAACCTGCAAATAGATTTTTGCACAAACTGAGGGCtgtccatcacttacattgaagcaCATGAGGAATGactcttctaatggccagtatgaacaggaggaatgattacagcaagaaaaaacactttcaatgttcatatgtaaatatgaatattattttaagacaaaactaactaactaattatAGTGTTGATATGAAATCTCATGGTGAATTGATGGTCTTTTCTTGGGTTATGCTCagcttctgtgtgtttctgtgtgggtGAAAATATTTGGCAAGTGCTCTTGACCAATCATATAATGCCAGcagtgcagacaccctctctaaaGCATTTAAAAGAGAACAGCCTTTCCCCTGTCTCTGCACGATTCTTGATCACACCTCACAGTGCAGATCAGCTCCAATCAAGAAATTACCAACATGCTCTTGTTCCTTTTCTTGTTTGGTCTGGCTCTGGGTGCCGAGTCTCCTTCAGGTGACCATGAAATGAAGCTACAGCGTGGGAACTGTCCCATGTTCTGGTTCAGCTTCAACGGCCGCTGCTACAAGTATGTCTCCACACATATGACCTGGGCTGATGCAGAGCTccactgtgtgtcagagagggCCAACCTGGTGTCTATCCATAGTATGGAAGAAGAGCAGTTTGTTAGATCCCTGATTATGAATTTTGACACTGCTGAAGGATTCACCTGGATCGGACTCGATGACATCCCCAAAGAAGGCAGTTGGATGTGGTCTGATGGATGTGCAGTGAAATTTGTCTTTTGGGATGAAGGACAGCCAGACAATTCTGGAGGAAATGAAGACTGTGTTCACACCAACCATCGTATTGATCGGACATGGAATGATCTCCCATGTTCTCACACCCTTCCGTCTGTTTGTGCTTCTCGCATAGACTGTCCTTAGCAACTGGTATGACTTGGGCTGATGTAGAGCTccactgtgtgtcagagaggcCAACCTGGTGTCTATCCACAGTCTggaacacaaaaaataaacatatatacaatattacGTGTGTGTACAGAAGTTATTTCTCTAACTCTCACTTCCACCATTGTTGGATATTCACATAGTCAACTCCAGTggttcaataaaaaaatctgtgtaagtttgcaaatttcagtttgtggaCAATCTCTcaatttcctttattttcatgaatattgaacATTCACACATGTAACTCCAATGATTGGTCaaaagaaatattcacataacTTTTTGATAGTCTCAAAATTGTCCTTTTTGTCCCAGTTTGACtatacaaaatgtattatttataaaattacaacaaaaagcaTTTACTTTTGACAATGGCATAAAGACATTTCAATCCATAGATTTTTCTTCTTGCACATTTGTGTAGatttaaatgattgttttaGTTAAAATGCTTTTACATGTCTATTCTAGATTTTCATACTCTTTGCTTGTTGATGAAATGAAGTAGCAGCACATGAATTTTATATTCTGATTCATCAATAATAGGGAGTTTTGTTACCTTTAAGCAGCCTCCTCCAGAGGACAATAATTCTCTTTTTAACTGCAACACAAAGTATCTTCCCAACTCTCCATAGACCTTATTAATACAGATTGTCATTTTAACTTTTGAGGTATACTTAAGAAATGTGTAGCTTTTCcagtatgtgtatattttaaaCTGCCActcttcacatacacacaacataacTGTTTGGCCTAACCTACCTAAAACATTTAATCTGACATCTACAAGTAAATCCAGAGTTTTACATTTACTAACATGAGCAAACATATCTGTGGAGGTATGCTTATACAGCTCCTCAATGGCAATTATAATGAgccattttaattcattatgaCACTGAGATATTTAAAGCAATATTGAATCTCTAAATTTTATCTATCTCATGAAAACTTTTTGCTAATATCATCTTTTCTACAACCGAAAACAAAAACTTGAGTTATATAACTGTTGACCATTAACATCCATTTCTCACAGAAgtcacatgttttttatttattctcctGTTGGTTTGCATAAATTCAAAGTGCTTGGCTGTCCCAGCtattaatattctgttttagATAAATATGGGAACAGCACAGGTGTAACAGCTCTTATGATGTAATCACAAGTACACTAcctaaaatacatgtaaatatctTTTTATGTATTCAAAACTCAATATTTACTGGGTTCTGATGGTAAAATCACACTGTTGTGAGTTAGTTTATATTAGATCTATTTAACACAGGTAGCAGTCAGGGCTTAATACACTTTTTATATCTGTTCTAACTGAGGCTCTGGGCTTTTTCCCAAATCATTTTAGTGCCAAGAGCATCTTTACTTCATCACAAGGCAAAATTCAAAGGTTGATCTCAATATGAAAAAGCACTATTATACAGAACTTTAATGTTATGATCAGCTTAGTCCTTGTCAGACATTAAAAACTCTTTCAAAAGACAGACTGTGACCACTTTTTATGACCAATACTTCCCTCAGATGATCACAGAAAATGAACATTCTTCTTGGCACTTTTTGGTAGTGCATGGAGAAAAGATATATTCATTCCTTAacttagttttgttttaaacaacACCAATCTGTTTTTACCTCACAGGGTCTTTATTGGGGTGGAAGGAGAGTGAATGGATTAGACCttatatattatttgaataAGTTGTAGGTTTTGTGTGACGTCTCCAGGTGTGCTGGTCTTTTTTGGCTCATGTTCAGATACTGTGTGGCAGTGTGCAACTGACAATGTTTGCCAAGTGCACTTGGCCAATAATATTACACCAACAGTGCAGACACCCACTCCACAGcatgtaaaagaaaacagactgtTACTTGTCTTCTCCAGGATCTCCATCCCACTCACTGGCGCATATCAGCTCTGCTCCTGTGACACAGAGACACCATCATGCTCTTGTTCCTTTTCTTGTTTGGTCTGGCTCTGGGTGCCGAGTCTCCTTCAGGTGACCGTGAAATGAAGCTACAGCGTGGTAACTGTCCCATGTTCTGGTACAGCTTCAACGGCCGCTGCTACAAGTATGTCGCCACACATATGACCTGGGCTGATGCAGAGCTCCACTGTGTGTCACAGAGGGCCAATCTGGTGTCTATCCACAGTCTGGAAGAACACGATTTTGTCAAAACTCTGATCAAGAACTTTGACCACACTCAGAAATTCACCTGGATCGGACTCAGTGACACCCAGAAGGAAGGCGGATGGATGTGGTCCGATGGATGCCCAGTGGACTTTGTCTTGTGGGGTGCAACAGAGCCAAACAACGCAGGTGGAAATGAAGACTGTGTATACAACAACTATGATATTGATTTAAAATGGAATGATGATATATGTTCAGAAATGTATGCTTCTGTTTGTGCATCTCAAATTCTCTGTCCTTAGCAACTGAGATGGTTATGTCTGATTCAACCAATGACTTTCCACCTGTTGCTCTGTTAAAATGCATTGGTTCTCAACAATAAAGATATATTTGTGCAGGTTTATGTGTGTacagaaagtcatttttatCAAACCTTAATTTTTAAGAATGAAAAGGACACTAAGAtgtatgtatgttcatgtgGATGTTTAcgcaaacacaactcacaaacaCCTGACAACAGTCAACTGAAAGCTGCTCTCATTTAACTGACAAAGGGAGAAACCACATCTCTGCCCCTTCATCTGTTCTGAATATCACAAAATACTTTGAAGGGATCATTTCtctgaaaaacataaaacagaccAGTGTGTCACATAGAATCTGGGTGAGTCAGTTACTGGGAGAAGACAAGAGGGTCAAACAAAAGGGGGAAATAGAAAAAGCAGAGAATGAAACTTGTCTGCATGGTTTTACACCTCTGAATCaccaataaatacatgataaacTATGTTTAACACATTATCTGAGGGGTGGTTcagataaaaatgtgaaaaaaatatataaagatacACCTTTCTAAAAAGTTTGCTGTCTAACAATTTAATTTGGCTTAATAGGTATTGGGAATTAACTCAATCAGCGATGAGAGCAAAGTGCACATGATCCTTCCCTGTAATTCTGATGCAGCTTGGTCACACCCTGGACAACAGTATTACAAAGTtgaaattatataattatattccCCTGACATGCTTCAATTAATCAAGCAATGTAATGTGTGAACAGCTGCCTCTGTCTCAACTCAGCTGATTCCAGTTGGCATGAGCTGTGACAAGAAACACTCCATGCCATGtgctgcgtttgtgtgtgtgtgtgtgtgaaagggagGTAGGGTCACTGATGGTTGACACATGGCAGCGATAAGGTTTCCTGATGCTGTTAACCCCTATCATTCTCTTACTCAGCAGGCTTCTGCCAACTAAACAACGGTGAGGGATGATGAAGAAATGAGAGAAGTGTCAGACTTTTAGAATTACTGAGGACAGTCCCCCTCATCCAgaaaaaatatgcacatattttttaatgatctgaataaaaacaaaaatttcatttattcagtttcaGCTATATTGTCTGtatattttttagttttccAATATGAAGATCTTAATGTTTTTCCAAAGCTCTCACTGTTGCAGGAATAAAATTCAGGAATgggaaatattaaatatttaaaaaataattatacaaaaaattaaatgtattaactCACCCCAGGTTCCTTAACCCCCCAAATCCCctggaaaaaaatgcagaggACATGACCTCCATATCCCCAAAAAGCCAGGTCTATTGAGGATATGGAGGTCctcagacattttgatttgtcatattagaaaagcacagatgttactAATAACAGTAATGATGGCTTTGTTTGATTCAAGTGTTCCAGTAAGccgtgacagtgtgacagtgagcctgCATGCACACTACAAGACCCTGAAACGTAACTAGCTAAAtgctattatttattatatctcACCTGTAAAAATATCTTCAAGTAAAAAAGATCTATGATAGTTACGGCCTTGTTAATTACAGACTGTTATATAACTATTCTTCACCTGCTGGTTTGCataaattttaatattcaaaatgCTTGGTTGtccattttaattcattatgaCACTGAGATATTTACAGCAATAGTGAATCTCTAAATTTTCTCCATTTCATACAAACTTTATTTTGCTAATATCAGCTTTTCTACAACAGAAGACTAAAACATCAATGTCCATTTCTCACAGAAGTCACacgtgttttttttcttcacctgCTGGTTTGCATAAATTTTAATTATCAAAGTGCTTGGCTGTCCCAGCTATTTATATTAGGTCTTAGATGAATATGGGAACAGCATAGGTGTAACAGCTGTTATGATGTAATCACAAGTACACTACCTGAAATACATGTGAATATCTTTTTATGTATTCAAAACTCAATATTTACTTGGTTCTGATGGTAAAATCAAACTGTCTTCAGTTAGTTTATATTAGATCTATTTAACACAGGTAGCAGTCAGGGCTTAATACACTTTTTATATCTGTTCTAACTGAGGCTTTGGGCTTTTTCCCAAATCATTTTAGTGCCAAGAGCATCTTTACTTCATCACAAGGCAAAATTCAAAGGTGAACACTTTAATGTTATGATCAGCTTAGTCCTTGTCAGACATTAAAAACTCTTTCAAAAGACAGACTGTGATCACTTTTTATGACCAATACTTCCCTCAGatgatcacaaaaaaataaacattcttCTTGGCACTTTTTGGTAGTGCATGGAGAAAAGATGTATTCATTCCTTAacttagttttgttttaaacaacACCAATCTGTTTTTACCTCACAGGGTCTTTATTGGGGTGGAAGGAGAGTGAATGAATTAGACCttatatattatttgaataAGTTGTAGGTTTTGTGTGACATCTCCAGGTGTGCTGGTCTTTTTTGGCTCATGTTCAGATACTGTGTGGCAGTGTGCAACTGACAATGTTTGCCAAGTGCACTTGGCCAATAATATTACACCAACAGTGCAGACACCCACTCCACAGcatgtaaaagaaaacagactgtCACTTGTCTCCTCCAGGATCTCCATCCCACTCACTGGTGCTTGTTTAAAACAACACCAATCAGTTTTTACCTCACATCTTTATTGGGGTGGAAGGAGAGTGAATGGATTAGACCTGATGTATTATTTGAATAACTTGTAGCTTTCATTTGACATTTCTAGGTGAGCTGGTCATTTCTGGCTTATGTTGGCAACTGAAAATGTTTGCCCAGAAAAAATGTGCACACAATTTT encodes:
- the LOC137198185 gene encoding lactose-binding lectin l-2-like — its product is MLLFLFLFGLALGAESPSGDHEMKLQRGNCPMFWFSFNGRCYKYVSTHMTWADAELHCVSERANLVSIHSMEEEQFVRSLIMNFDTAEGFTWIGLDDIPKEGSWMWSDGCAVKFVFWDEGQPDNSGGNEDCVHTNHRIDRTWNDLPCSHTLPSVCASRIDCP
- the LOC137198187 gene encoding lactose-binding lectin l-2-like; translation: MLLFLFLFGLALGAESPSGDREMKLQRGNCPMFWYSFNGRCYKYVATHMTWADAELHCVSQRANLVSIHSLEEHDFVKTLIKNFDHTQKFTWIGLSDTQKEGGWMWSDGCPVDFVLWGATEPNNAGGNEDCVYNNYDIDLKWNDDICSEMYASVCASQILCP